The DNA segment TAGAGTTTGAAAACCACCCTGGTACAATATGGAGTATTTTACCTAACCAACTGTTTTGTCGGTTCTTTTTGCCTTTTATCCCGATTCTCTTTGTGCTAATCTTTGGCCCGCTGTTAGTCAACTAACCCCGAGGGATTTCATGAGCCAAATTATTGCTATTGCCAATCAAAAAGGTGGCGTTGGAAAAACGACCACGGCAGTCAACCTGGCTGCATCTCTGGCAGTTGCTGAGAAAAAGACCCTGCTGGTCGATATGGACCCTCAGGGCAACAGCTGCAGTGGGGTCGGTATTGACAAGCAGCAGGTCGAGTATACGGTATATCATGCCCTGCTTGGCGAGGTCGAAGTAGAAAAGACAATCATCCCGACCTGTCTTCCTCATCTTGAAATCATGCCGGCCAATACCGATCTGACCGGTGCTGAAATCGAACTGGTCTCGGCCTTTGCCCGGGAGATCAAGCTCAAGTCCGTGCTCGATACCATTCGTGACAACTATGACTATATCCTGATCGACTGTCCACCTTCCCTCGGCCTGCTGACCGTCAATTCATTGACGGCCGCTGATGCGGTACTGATTCCGCTGCAGTGTGAATTTTATGCCATGGAAGGCATGAGTCAGCTGATGCAGACGATCCGCCTGATCCAGCGCGACCTGAACAAGAACCTGCGACTGTTCGGAATCGTCCTGACCATGTTCGACAGCCGTAATAATCTCTCGCACCAGGTCGCTGAAGAAATCCGCAACCATTTCGACGGCCGGGTTTTTGATGCGGTCGTGCCGCGCAATGTCCGGCTTTCCGAGGCTCCGAGTCACGGCTTGCCGGTATTGATGTATGATATCTCTTCCCGTGGCGCCGAGGCCTATCTCGATCTCGCCAAGGAAATCATCAAGTCTGAAGGGGCTTCTCATGGCTAAACGTCCTGCCCTCGGTAAGGGGATCGGTGCCCTCCTCGATTCGGCGACCCAGGATAATGGTCGTAAATATTTTCTTTGTCCGATCGAGGACTTGAAACCGCATGCTGATCAGCCGCGTAAGTCATTCGATAACGAAAAGCTCGAAGAACTGGCGGCATCGATCCGCGAAAAAGGCGTGATCCAGCCCCTTGTGGTGCGGCGTGAAGAGGATCACTACCAGATTATTGCCGGGGAGCGACGCTGGCGGGCTTCCCAGAAGGCAGGCCTGCGCGAAGTGCCGGTCGTTATTCAGGATGTGTCGGAAGACTGGGCCCTGGAAATGGCTCTGATCGAGAATATTCAGCGCGAAGATCTGAATCCGATTGAAGAGGCCGAGGCCTACCGCAACCTGATGGATGGCTTTGATCTGACCCAGGACGAGGTGGCCCGACGGGTCGGCAAGGAACGGCCGACGGTCGCCAACTCGCTCCGGCTGCTCCGATTACCGGCCGTCATCCAGCAGGATGTTATCTCCGGACAGTTCAGCATGGGACACGCCCGCGCCCTGCTTTCGCTCGAATCGGAGGATGAAATTGTCCGGCTGCGCAACCAGATTTCCGGAAAGGGCGTTTCGGTGCGTGAGCTCGAAGCACTGATCCGGAAACTGAAGACTGGCGGCACTCCGGTCAAGAAAAAGTCAGCCAGCAAGAAGGACCCGGAGCTTGAGCATCTGGCCGCCGAAATGAAGCGGGCTCTCGGGACCAACGTCAAAATTATTCCGTCCGGCAAAGGCGGCCGCATCGAGATATCGTATTATGCCGCCAAGGACCTCGATCGTTTAATGGAAATCATCGGAATCAGCTGAATGGACCGGCCGGTTAACGTGGAACAGGAGTGACCAAAACAATGCGTAAGGAGACCCCCTTGGAAAAGAGTGAAATCAAGGCTTTTCTCGGCCCCGGAAGTAAATTCGAAGGCAAACTCTTCTTTGATGAGATTGTTCGCCTCGATGGCGCCTTTAAAGGCGAGATTGTCTCAAAGGATACCCTGATTGTCGGCGAAACCGCCGATATAGAAGGTGAGGTCGAAGTCGGAACCTTTATTCTCAGTGGAAACTTCAAAGGAAATATCAAAGCCAATACCCGCGTCGAATTGCGCCGCCCGGCGAAATTCGAAGGGACTGTTGAAACTCCGGTCCTGGTTGTCGAGGAAGGGGTTGTCCTCAACGGCAGTCTGTCGATGCCTGGTAAGGGTTCGGCTGGCGTATCGGCGGTTGAGGTCAAGCCTGAAAAGAGCAGCGAATAAAAAAGCGGCCACTAACCGTCGATAATGGCGAAATATGGCAAAAGTGTCTTGACAACAATAGTGGTCTGTGGTAGCAATTCCCTGCTTTAACGAAGCCGTTCTAGACCCTGTTTTTTTGTATACAGTATACCAGCTCGGATGAGCCCAACCTGGTCGGTGGGGGTTTGTCCGGATTGAGGTGTGAAACGCTATGAGTGTTGATTGGACAATTGTTCTTCAGATTATCAATTTTATCGTTTTGATGTTGGTTCTCAACATCATTCTTTACCGTCCTCTGCGTAATATTATGAGCCAGCGCAAAGAGACGATCGATGGTTCGCATGCGCGGGCCAGCGAGCTCGAGGCGCAGATTGAGGAAAAAATGGCGCGCTACGAGGAGAAACTGCAGGCGGCCAAGCTGCAGGGGAACCAGCAAAAGAACGAGCTCCGTCAGGCGGCGGCCGGCGAGGAGGCAAAAATCCTCGGCGAAGCGCGCGACGAAGCGGCCCGTCAGTTGCAAACCGTTAAGGACCGGGTCGCCGGTGAAGCCGACGCGGCCGGCAAGAAGCTGAAAAGCGATGCCGAAACCCTGGCAACCGATATCGCAATCAAAATTCTCGGGAGGGCTGTGTAAGATGAAATCTTTTAACTGTAAAGTCCTCCCGGTTGCCCTGCTCGCCGTTTTGCTGACCGTCACTACAGCATTTGCTGCCGGTGGTGGTGGCCATGCCGATGGCGGCGCCCTGCTCAAGGACTTTATCTATCGCTGTATCGCTTTTGCCATGACCTTCGGCATTATTTTTTATTTTGTCAGGAAGCCGGCGATGAATGCTCTTAAGGGGCGTAAGGAATCGATCGCCCAGCAGCTCGAGGAGGCAAAGCAGGCCCGAGAGGATGCAGAAGCCAAATTCGCCGAGTACGACGAGAAGCTCAACAAGGCCGAAGCCGAGATCGAGCAGATCGCAGCCGAATTAAAAAAGGAAGGCGAGATCGAACGCGACAAGATTATCGCCAGTGCCGGTGAGCAGGCCGAGAAGATCAAGAATGAAGCTGAAAAGTCAGCCGCCTTCGAAATCGCCCGGGCCCGGGCTGAATTGCAGCAGGAGGCGGCCCGCCTCGCAGTCGAACTGGCCGAAGAACTGCTGAAGAAAAATGTTAATGACAAGGACAAGAGCAATATGGTCGACGAATATATGAAGAAGGTAGGAGAACTACATTGAGCGCCAGCGCAATTTCAAAACGCTATGCCAAGGCGCTGGTCAGCCTTGGTTCCGAGCAGAAAAAGATTGAGCAGTACGGTGCGGAGCTGAGCACGGTTAACGCACTCGTCGAATCTCAAGACCTTCTGCGTTTACTCATCGAAAGTCCGACTTTTGCCGTTGAAAAAAAGTCGGCGATTTTTGCCGAGATCATGGAAAAGCTCGGCCTGTCAGCCGGCATGCGTGATTTTTTTGGGCTGTTGGTTGAAAAAGACCGGATGCAGTATCTGCCGCAAATCGACCAGAAGTATCAGCAACTGGCTGATGAGCTTTCCGGCACCCTGCGGGCCAGCGTGACTGCAGCAGCCAAGCTCTCGGCGGCACAGCAGAAGGCGATCACCGCCGAACTGGAAAAACAGACCGGTAAAAAAGTGGAACTGACCGTTGATGTCGACGAGGCACTGATTGGTGGCCTGCGCACCGAGATCGGCGGTAAATTGTTTGACGGAAGTGTAAAAACACAACTCAAGCGGATTGAAGATACCTTAACGAAGGGGTGAGATAGGTCCAATGGAAATCAGAGCAGAAGAAATAAGCGCGATCATTAAAAAACAGATCGAAAACTTCGATCGCGAAGTCGAGGTCAGTGAAACCGGAACCATTATTTCAGTCGGTGACGGTATTGCCCGTATCCATGGCCTTGACAAGGCTATGGCTGGTGAGCTTCTCGAGTTCCCCGGTAACACCATGGGCATGGTCCTCAACCTGGAGGAAGATAATGTCGGTGCGGCGATCCTCGGTGAGGCCGAACACATCAAGGAAGGCGACACCGTCAAGCGGACCGAACGGATTGTACAGGTTCCGGTCGGTGAATCACTGATTGGTCGAGTCGTCAACGGTATCGGTATTGCGATCGACGGTCAGGGTGAAATTGAATCGAACGATTTCCGGAAAGTTGAAATCAAGGCACCCGGTATCGTTGAGCGTAAATCGGTTCATGAGCCGATGCAGACAGGACTCAAGGCAATCGACGCCATGGTTCCGATCGGTCGTGGCCAGCGTGAGCTGATCATCGGCGACCGGCAGACCGGCAAAACGGCCGTCGCTACCGACGCCATCATCAACCAGAAGGGCCAGAACATGGTCTGTATCTACGTGGCGATCGGTCAAAAGCGTTCGACCGTTGCCCAGGTTGTTGAAAAGCTCAAGCAACACGGCGCCATGGATTACACCATCGTCGTCTCCGCTTCCGCTTCCGAGCCGGCGCCGCTGCAGTTCATCGCACCTTATACCGGCGTAACCATGGGTGAGTTTTTCCGCGATAGCGGCAAACACGCCCTGATTATCTATGATGATTTGTCGAAACAGGCGGTTGCCTATCGTCAGCTCTCCCTGCTGCTCCGTCGCCCGCCGGGCCGTGAGGCTTATCCGGGTGACGTTTTCTATCTCCACAGCCGTCTGCTCGAACGTGCCGCCAAGCTCAATGATGAAGAAGGTGCCGGTTCCCTGACCGCCCTGCCGATCATTGAAACCCAGGCCGGTGACGTCTCCGCATATATCCCGACCAACGTTATTTCGATTACCGACGGCCAGATCTTCCTCGAGACCGACCTGTTTTATTCCGGTGTTCGTCCGGCGATCAACGTTGGCCTCTCGGTCTCCCGTGTCGGTGGCGCCGCCCAGGTCAAGGCGATGAAGCAGGTCGCCGGTACCCTGCGACTGGCTCTCGCCCAGTATCGTGAGATGGCGGCTTTTGCCCAGTTCGGTTCCGACCTTGATGCCGCAACCCAGCGCCAGCTCAACCGTGGTGCCCGCCTGGTCGAGATTCTTAAACAGGGTCAGTATCAGCCGTTACCGGTTTCGCAGCAGGTTGTTGCGATCTTTGCTGCCAACAACGGCTACGTTGATGAATACCCGACAGAAGATGTGCAGCGCTACGAAACGGAAATGATTGCTTTTATGAAGAACAAGCATTCCCAGCTGCTGAGTGATCTCGATGAGAAAAAAGCGATCGATGATGATATCGAAGGTCGGATCAAGGCTGCCCTCGATGAGTTCAAGGGTCAGTTCGTCGTCGAAGCTGCCTAATTTAAAGGATAAAGGGTTTTAGAGAATGCCCAGTCTGAAGGATATAAAAAAGCGGATCAGCTCGGTCAAGAACACCCAGCAGATCACCAAGGCGATGAAAATGGTTTCGGCGGCCAAGCTGCGCCGGGCCCAGGACGCCGTGGTTGCTGCCCGTCCGTATGCTGACAAAATTCTCGACGTGCTCTCCAGTCTGGCCCTGCGTGAGGAGCCCGGGGTGCATCCCCTGCTCGAGGAGCGCGGGAAAGGCAAGGCGTTGGTGGTTCTGATGACAGCCGATCGCGGTCTGTGCGGTGGCTTCAACAGCAACATCAGCAAGACCGCCGAGCGTTTCATCAACGACAACGAAGAGGGCTACGAAGGTTACGACCTTTTGATTGTCGGCCGTAAAGGCAACGAATACCTGAAAAGCCGGCATGGCGAAATCATCACCAAGGTGCATGAGCATGTGACCGGCAGTGTCGATTTTGCCCTTGCCTCGGTCATCGGAGAAGAAGTGGTCGAACCGTTTGTCGAGGGAATCTACGATGCCGTATTTCTGGTTTACAATTCATTCCAGAGCGCGATTAGCCAGGAGCAGACGGTTCGCCAGCTGTTGCCGATCGTCCCGAAAGAGATCGAGGGCGACGGATATTCAGCCGAATATCTTTACGAGCCGAGCCGCGGCAAAGTCCTCGAACAAATCCTGCCGAAGCATATCAACGTGCAGATTTTCAGGTCTCTGCTTGAATCGGTCGCTTCAGAGCATGGTGCCCGGATGACGGCTATGGATAGTGCAAGTAAAAACGCTTCCGAGATGATCGACCGGCTGACCCTGCAGTACAACCGGGCACGCCAGGCCGCGATCACCAAAGAGTTGATGGAAATCATCTCCGGCGCTGAATCGATCAAGTAACAAATACGAACGTGCTCCCGCCTGAGAACAGAGCGGGAACAAGGAGGAACGGTTCATCATGAATAAAGGTAAGATTACCCAGGTTATCGGTCCCGTCATTGACGTCGAATTTGAAGCTGGCAAGCTTCCCGAGATCTACCACGCCCTCAAGATTACAAACCCGGCGATCGATGATCGGGAAGACAACCTGATCTGTGAGGTTGCCCAACATCTTGGTGAGAACACCGTTCGCGCCATCGCTATGGATACAACCGAGGGTCTGGTTCGTGGTCAGGACGTGACCGATACCGGTGACCAGATTTTGATGCCGGTCGGTCGCAAGACCCTTGGTCGCATCATGAACGTCATCGGTGAGCCGGTTGACGAAGCCGGTCCGGTTGAAGCTGAAAACGAGTGGGCGATTCATCGTCCGGCTCCTGAGTTTGTCGATCAGTCGACCGCGGTTGAAGCGTTCGAGACCGGAATCAAGGTCGTCGATCTGCTCGCCCCCTACTCGCGTGGCGGCAAGATCGGTCTGTTCGGCGGTGCCGGTGTCGGCAAGACCGTTCTGATCATGGAACTGATCAACAATGTCGCCAAGCAGCACGGTGGCTTCTCGGTTTTCGCCGGGGTTGGTGAGCGGACCCGTGAGGGCAACGATCTCTGGCACGAAATGAAGGACTCAGGCGTTCTCGACAAGGCTGCCCTGATTTATGGCCAGATGAATGAGCCGCCGGGAGCCCGTGCCCGCGTCGGTCTCTCGGCCTTGACCGTTGCCGAATATTTCCGTGACGAGGAAGGCCAGGACGTGCTCCTCTTTATCGACAATATCTTCCGCTTCACCCAGGCCGGTTCCGAGGTTTCCGCCCTTCTTGGCCGGATCCCTTCCGCCGTTGGTTACCAGCCGACTCTGGCGACTGAAATGGGTGAACTGCAGGAGCGTATCACTACCACCAATAAAGGTTCGATCACTTCGGTTCAGGCGATTTACGTTCCGGCTGATGACCTGACTGACCCGGCCCCGGCAACCGCGTTCGCCCATCTTGATGCGACCACCGTTCTGTCGCGCCAGATCGCCGAACTCGGTATCTACCCGGCGGTCGACCCGCTTGACTCGACCAGCCGGATCCTCGATCCGCAGGTGGTTGGTGAAGAGCATTACAAGTGTGCCCGTGACGTTCAGTATGTTCTGCAGCGCTACAAGGATCTGCAGGATATCATTGCCATCCTCGGTATGGATGAACTCTCCGAGGAAGACAAACTGGTCGTTGCCCGTGCCCGCAAGATTCAACGTTTCCTTTCGCAACCGTTCCACGTTGCCGAGACCTTTACCGGTGCCCCTGGCAAATACGTTGAACTGAAGGACACGATCAAGGGTTTCCGTGATCTCGTCGACGGTAAATACGATGATATCCCGGAGCAGGCCTTCTACCTGGTCGGTACCATTGAAGAGGCCCTCGAAAAGGCCAAGGAACTGGCGGCCTGATCGCGCGGAGTTTATATCTCCGAACCCTGAAAAAGGAAGTTTGCAATGGCTGAAAAACTGAAACTTGAAATGGTTACCCCGCACCAGCGGGTTCTGTCGGAAGAGGTCGATGAACTGTCGGCACCGGGAACCCTGGGGGAACTCGGTATCCTGCCGGGGCATACACCGCTTCTGACGACTCTCAAGGTCGGTCAACTCACCTATAAGAAAGAGGGAGAGACCTTCCATGTTGCCGTCAATTGGGGGTATGTTGAGGTTGAGGATGATACGGTCACGGTTCTGGTTGAAACAGCTGAACTGGCCGACCAGATCGATCTTGAGCGAGCCAAGGCGGCGCGCGGCCGCGCCGAAGATGCACTTAAGACGCTCAATTCCGAAGACAAGCAGTTCAAGGTAATGGAAGCTGCCCTGGCGCGGGCTGTCATCCGGATTCAGGTTGCCTGTAAACAGCATTGATCCGGAAACAAAAGAGTGAAGAATCAAGGGCGGTCCATACGGACCGCCCTTTTTAATTGCTGAAACAGTTTGTACGAAAATGCGGACAGGTTCATCTGCCGGCAAATACGCGCTGTAGAAGTTCGGTTGTCCGATTGGCCGGATTCCTGCGAATGGCCTGTTCCTCCCGGGCCAGGTAAAAGAAAATGCCGCTTATTCCCTGCTCGATCACATAACTTGTCAAATCAGCCTTTACGTCTGGAACAAACGGCAGCGCCCGGTACTTGCCGATTGCCCTGTCATAAGCCTGAATGGCACCGACTTGCGCGAGGCTGGCAGAAACGACCGGGCGCATTTCGACGATCAGACCGGGTGTCATCCTGTTCTGGAAATATCTGGTTGCCGCATCGTCCGGACCATTGTATATCGACATAATGTCGTTAAAGGTCATTTCGTAAATCGATTGCCAGAAAAGGGCTCTAGCCTTCGGCGCGGCAAGTTCGGCAGCACGGTTAAGTTTAAGTTCAAGGTCATTGAGCAGATAGGAAAGACCAACTTTATCGAGCGCGGTCTGGACCTTCACCAGTTTATCCGGAAGCGGGATATGAATAACCGGATCGAGGTTGAAGCCGTCTTTTCTGCCGAGTTGGATAACGACGTTGCCGGTACCGACCTTCAGGGCCTCCTTGAGTCCCTGCCCGATCTCATCAGTAGTCAGTGGCCGTTCGGCCACTGCAGCGTTGAGAATATCGGTTCCCTGCTGCCACAGTCGGGCCTGATTTTCGACACAGCCGCCGAGAAAAAAAACCGTTAAAAGCAGAAATGCAAATAGGGATGATTTCATCAGTCTGAGGTTTTGCGCCGGTCGTCTCCTGACCGCCTATCCGTACCATTGCGGCGTTCTTCTTGAGATGAATTTGGCATATTGGCAACCCGACGATCCGTATCGCGCCGGTCAGTGCCGGAGCGTTTTTTCTCATCTGCCATAACGTGCCTCCTGATTAAGGTGAGTTGCACCTGGTGGTAGATTAAAAACCAGGTAACGCAAAGTACAGACAATTCTAACAGAAAAAAGAGATTATTCAGTAAACAGGGAAGAGACGAGTCTCATCCGAAGGCGCCGACCTTCAGCGATGTTTTTGCAAATTGACCAATGATCGATCAAGATCATCGGGTGTATGTGCTTCGAGGGTCATCGTCGGAGACGATTCGAGTTGGTCAACGCGGGCAAAAAGATCGGTGAAATTAATATCGCCTTCACCGATCGGGCGATGCTCGTCGCCTTTGCCGGTATTGTCGTGCAAATGGAGATGCACGATCCGGTGGCCGAGAGTGGTAAACCACTCATCAAGCGAACTCTTCGCGAAAAGGCGCCAGTGACCGACATCGAAACAGTGGCCAAGGCGTGGTGAATCAATCTGATCAAGCAGATCGCGCAGGGTCCCGGGATGGGTTTCGAAGATATTTTCAAGGGCGAGATTGATTTCAAACTGCTCGGCCAGATCAATGATCGCAGGCCAGAAATCAAGGGAAGCATTGAGCCAGAGATGGTCCATGCCGCCGTACTTCCAGTACTCGTAGCCGGGATGGAACACGATGGTCCGGGCTCCGAAGCGTGACGCGGCCGCCAGGGTCTGGCGAAAGCGGATGGCAGTGGCCTCGAAAACGTAAGGTTCAATAGCACCCGGATTAAGATCAAAAAAAGGGGCATGAATCGAAACGTTGAGACCGGCCGCAGTGAACGCGGCAGCGGCCCGTTCAACCAGTTCCGGATCGAGCTGGTCAAGATCCTCACCCCGGAAACCGATTTCCGGTTGCAGCTGCCGTTCAAGGAGTATCGGCAGGAGCTCTTCCAGCTGCCGATACGGGATGGTCACGTGGAGCGGATTAACCATCGGCGGCCTTGCTGGTGGCGATCTGTTCAAGGTTCAAGATAGCCGATGGCTCTCCGAGTGTAATCAGGACATCGCCGGCATCAATCTGTGTTGTCGGTGCCGGATTGAAGTGCATCTGTCCGTCGTCCTTCTTGACGCCGACGATGATAATTCCGAGGTCCTTGCGAATTCCCGAGGTAATCAGGTTTTTGCCGACCAGGGCGGAGTCAGCGGCAATACGTAATTCCTCGAGCTGCAGCTCGTAATTCTTCCCGGCGGTAGCGATTTCGATAAAATCAACAACTGAGGGGCGCAATATGGCTTGTGCCATCCGCGATGCACCCATAACGTAAGGTGAAATAACCTTCGATGCACCGGCCCGTTTGAGCTTGGTTTCCGAAACTTCCTCGCTGGCCCGGGCCAGGATGAAAAGGTCGGGATTGAGACCGCGTGCAGTCAGGGTAATATAGACGTTTTCGGTGTCGGAAGTGACTGCTGTGATCAGTCCCTTGGCATGCCGGATACCGGCCCTGATAAGGGTCTCGTCGAGGGTTGCATCGCCATTGACAAAGAGAGTCTCATCAAGATTTAAACGTTCGATTTTCGCCGTTTCTTTTTCGACCACGACAAACGGGACCGGTTTTGCTTCGAATTCACGACAGATATGGGTGCCGATACGGCCATAGCCGCAAATGATGTAGTGGTTCCTCAGTTTGGAGATTTTCTTTTCCAATTTTCTTCTCCCGAGAATAGAACGGAGCTGACCTTCGACCATGAATTGTACGATGCTACCGGCGCTGTAAGCAATAAAGCTGACCCAGAAAATAATCAGCGCAATGGTAAAAACCTGGCCGGGCGGGCTGAGACGGTAGACCTCGCGGAATCCAACCGTCGAAACAGTAATGACGGTCATATAGAGGGCGTCGATCAGAGACCAGTCCTCTATCATCACATAGCCGGCGGTCCCGATAAAAAGCAGGCCTATAAGAAAAAAAAAGGATAAGCGCAAATTGCGGGTCGGGCTCATAAATACTCCATCAGTCAACGCGGATTTTAACCTGCCAGCAGGAAGATGGCAAGGGCTCGATTTACGCTCTGAACGGGTTAGAAAGGGCTTGACAAAATATGTATACTGTATACAATTTTCTGAATTTAATTTAATGGGAGTGGCAGGGTGAAAAAGAAGCCGATTGAACATCACCAGACACTGCGGGAAAAGATTCTGGAAACAATCCGGGAGTCGATTCTCAAGGGTCAGCTCAAGCCGGGGGAAAAGGTCGCGGAACCGGAATTGGCCGAGCGGTTCGGAATCAGCCGAACGCCGATTCGTGAGGCGTTTCGTCAGCTTGAGAGTGAGGGCTACCTGACGGTTATTCCGCGCAAGGGTGCAGTGGTCACGGCACTGTCGGAACGGGCGGTTGAAGAGTTTTACGCGATCAAGTCGATCCTCGAAGGTTATGCAGCGCAGATGGCCGCCGAGAACATGACCGACAGGGATATCGAAAAACTCGAATCGATCAATCTGAAGCTGCAGGAACTGGCTGATGATGGCGATGTTAAAAACTTTTTCAGAGTTCACAACGAATTTCATGAAGTCTTCATCCGGGCCTCGGGAAATGAAAAATTGCTGGAACTGATCAACCAGCTGATGCTTAAATTTAACCGCTTTCGCCTGGCGTCTTTGTCTCTGCCCGGCCGTATGGAGATCTCGGTCAAGGAGCATGAGAAAATTATCAGGGCATTCAAGCGCAAGGATGGTTCGCAGGCGGATGCCCTGGTGCGGAAAACCGCATCCTTCGGTGGTCAGGTTCTGATCCAGAGCATGGCCCAGTCGGAGGGCCGACATGCCGAAAGCTCAATTCTGAAAAGGGTGGTCGATGTCTGACCTCCCCGATGGTTGTGTGAACAACAAGGCCCCGTTGCAGCGTATAGATAAAGACGTGTAACGGGGCCTTGCTTTTTCTTCTGCATCGGTTATCATACCGACGCAACAGAGAAATAAAGGAGAAAACAAAATGAAAAGAATCACTGGTTTGATCGTTTGCCTGATGCTGGTCCCTTTCTCGGCCCAGGCAACAAAGCTTGCTCTCGATTTTAATAACGAAAGTGCGGAAATCCGACTTGATGTTCCACTTACGGCCGATGAGTTTGGCCGGTCGGTTATCGGTGGACGCTATCTTTACAATGAAGATGAAGATACCGAT comes from the Desulfuromonas sp. genome and includes:
- a CDS encoding potassium channel protein; this encodes MSPTRNLRLSFFFLIGLLFIGTAGYVMIEDWSLIDALYMTVITVSTVGFREVYRLSPPGQVFTIALIIFWVSFIAYSAGSIVQFMVEGQLRSILGRRKLEKKISKLRNHYIICGYGRIGTHICREFEAKPVPFVVVEKETAKIERLNLDETLFVNGDATLDETLIRAGIRHAKGLITAVTSDTENVYITLTARGLNPDLFILARASEEVSETKLKRAGASKVISPYVMGASRMAQAILRPSVVDFIEIATAGKNYELQLEELRIAADSALVGKNLITSGIRKDLGIIIVGVKKDDGQMHFNPAPTTQIDAGDVLITLGEPSAILNLEQIATSKAADG
- a CDS encoding GntR family transcriptional regulator; amino-acid sequence: MKKKPIEHHQTLREKILETIRESILKGQLKPGEKVAEPELAERFGISRTPIREAFRQLESEGYLTVIPRKGAVVTALSERAVEEFYAIKSILEGYAAQMAAENMTDRDIEKLESINLKLQELADDGDVKNFFRVHNEFHEVFIRASGNEKLLELINQLMLKFNRFRLASLSLPGRMEISVKEHEKIIRAFKRKDGSQADALVRKTASFGGQVLIQSMAQSEGRHAESSILKRVVDV